Genomic window (candidate division WOR-3 bacterium):
GCAGAATCGTTGCCAATCCGCGAAAGCGCCCGCTAAAAGAACTGTTAAACGAGTATGAGCCCTTGCTTTCGCAAGCCCTTTCCCGCCCGCCAAAATACTCAAGCGCCATCAATGTCCTCTTGCATTCACTGGGCTATTTTTCTAAAAACCTGAGCGCAAGTGAGAAGGCATTTTTCCTTGATACGATTGAAAGTTATCGCCGCGGAAAACTGCCATTGAGCGTGCCGGTCAGCCTGATTCGCTCCTATATTGTCCGCTTTGACGAGCCCTATCTTGCCAAGCAGTATTTCTTCAACCCCTATCCTTCAGAACTCTTAGACATTGCCGATTCGGGCAAGGGCAGGGACCGCTGATGCGCATCGGTTATCCCTGTATCAACCTTTCCCTTGAATGCCGGGGAACAAGGACCTTTCGCCTCCGCTCCTATTCTACGCCAAGGTTCAAACAGACTTTAGCCAACAACCTTGCCTGTCTGCAAAAGACAATAGAATGGAACATCAAACACAACCTGCTCTTTTTCCGCATCAGTTCTGACCTTGTGCCGTTTGCCTCGCATCCGGTCTGCAAATTTCCCTGGCAAAAGGTGTTTCAAAGGGAGTTTCGCATTATCGGCAGGCTGATAAAAAAGGCGCAGATGCGCATCTCAATGCATCCTGACCAGTTTGTCCTTCTGAATGCGCTTGATGAAAGGGTTGTCCGCAATTCGGTTCGTGAACTGAAATACCATTCCGATGTCCTTGATTTGCTCAACCTGCCTGCAAGCGCCAAGGTTCAGATTCACATCGGTGGCGTTTATGGAGATAAAGACAAAAGCATTGACCGTTTTATCCAGCGCTACGAAAAACTGCCACAAGCAATCAAGCGCCGGCTGGTGATTGAGAATGACGACCGGCTTTACAATGTCTCTGACTGTCTGAAAATTAGTGAAGAAACCGGCATCCCGGTCCTTTTTGACTCATTTCATCACGAGGTGAATCCGAATGGCGACGATTTAAGAACCGCCTTTGAAAAATGCGCCCTTACCTGGCGAAAAAGGGATGGATTGCCGATGGTTGATTACAGTTCCCAGAAGCCCTCTTCCCGTTTCGGCTCTCATTCTGAACACATCAACCCTTCCCATTTCCGGCGCTTTCTTTTTCAACTTGCCGGTTATCATTTTGACCTGATGCTGGAAATCAAGGACAAGGAAAAAAGCGCGCTTACCGCACTTAAAATCTACCAATCGCTCAAAATAGGCGGATAAAAGGGTTGACTTTTTTATAAGATTAGGGTAAATTCAGAGAAAATGTGCCAGTATAGATTTCACAGCTGGCGATGTCCTTTTGAGCCCGAGCCGGGAAAAGAAC
Coding sequences:
- the uvsE gene encoding UV DNA damage repair endonuclease UvsE, with the translated sequence MRIGYPCINLSLECRGTRTFRLRSYSTPRFKQTLANNLACLQKTIEWNIKHNLLFFRISSDLVPFASHPVCKFPWQKVFQREFRIIGRLIKKAQMRISMHPDQFVLLNALDERVVRNSVRELKYHSDVLDLLNLPASAKVQIHIGGVYGDKDKSIDRFIQRYEKLPQAIKRRLVIENDDRLYNVSDCLKISEETGIPVLFDSFHHEVNPNGDDLRTAFEKCALTWRKRDGLPMVDYSSQKPSSRFGSHSEHINPSHFRRFLFQLAGYHFDLMLEIKDKEKSALTALKIYQSLKIGG